A single window of Leishmania infantum JPCM5 genome chromosome 35 DNA harbors:
- a CDS encoding putative 40S ribosomal protein S3A: MALGKNKRISKGGKRGKRGKAQETMARKEWYDVVAPANFEKRQFAKTICNKTQGTRIAADVLRGRVFEANLADLNQSAGEEEAYRKVRFTVQEVQGRNLLTQFHSMEVTTDKMASLLRKWCTTMETTVEVKTADGYTMRLFVVAFTKPQANQQSRNCYAKQRLVKWLRMRITKMIKRRLSKVQIKEAVSLLTRNVLSDALVRRCNPILPLRELRIRKVRVVRTPKFDAQALLSAHGTIPASVEADQREVEEAVEAAPAAEKAAE, translated from the coding sequence ATGGCTTTGGGCAAGAACAAGCGCATCAGCAAGGGCGGCAAGCGCGGCAAGCGCGGAAAGGCGCAGGAGACGATGGCGCGCAAGGAGTGGTACGACGTCGTCGCGCCGGCAAATTTCGAGAAGCGCCAGTTCGCCAAGACGATCTGCAACAAGACGCAGGGTACCCGCATTGCTGccgacgtgctgcgcggtcGCGTGTTCGAGGCCAACCTCGCCGACCTGAACCAGTCCGCtggtgaggaggaggcgtaCCGCAAGGTGCGCTTCACGgtgcaggaggtgcaggGCCGCAACCTGCTGACGCAGTTCCACTCGATGGAGGTGACGACGGACAAGATGGCGAGCCTTCTGCGCAAGTGGTGCACGACGATGGAGACGACCGTGGAGGTGAAAACCGCCGACGGCTACACAATGCGTCTCTTCGTTGTTGCATTCACGAAGCCGCAGGCAAACCAGCAGTCGCGCAACTGCtacgcgaagcagcgcctggtGAAGTGGCTGCGCATGCGTATCACGAAGATGATCAAGCGCCGCCTGTCGAAGGTGCAGATCAAGGAGgccgtgtcgctgctgacgcgcaACGTGCTGAGCGATGCactggtgcgccgctgcaaccCGAtcttgccgctgcgcgagctgcgcaTCCGCAAGGTGCGCGTGGTGCGCACGCCGAAGTtcgacgcgcaggcgctgttGAGCGCCCACGGCACCATCCCGGCGTCTGTGGAGGCTGACCAgcgcgaggtggaggaggccgtcgaggctgcaccggctgcgGAGAAGGCCGCCGAGTAA
- a CDS encoding putative 40S ribosomal protein S3A, producing the protein MALGKNKRISKGGKRSKRGKAQETMARKEWYDVVAPANFEKRQFAKTICNKTQGTRIAADVLRGRVFEANLADLNQSAGEEEAYRKVRFTVQEVQGRNLLTQFHSMEVTTDKMASLLRKWCTTMETTVEVKTADGYTMRLFVVAFTKPQANQQSRNCYAKQRLVKWLRMRITKMIKRRLSKVQIKEAVSLLTRNVLSDALVRRCNPILPLRELRIRKVRVVRTPKFDAQALLSAHGTIPASVEADQREVEEAVEAAPAAEKAAE; encoded by the coding sequence ATGGCTTTGGGCAAGAACAAGCGCATCAGCAAGGGCGGCAAGCGCAGCAAGCGCGGAAAGGCGCAGGAGACGATGGCGCGCAAGGAGTGGTACGACGTCGTCGCGCCGGCAAATTTCGAGAAGCGCCAGTTCGCCAAGACGATCTGCAACAAGACGCAGGGTACCCGCATTGCTGccgacgtgctgcgcggtcGCGTGTTCGAGGCCAACCTCGCCGACCTGAACCAGTCCGCtggtgaggaggaggcgtaCCGCAAGGTGCGCTTCACGgtgcaggaggtgcaggGCCGCAACCTGCTGACGCAGTTCCACTCGATGGAGGTGACGACGGACAAGATGGCGAGCCTTCTGCGCAAGTGGTGCACGACGATGGAGACGACCGTGGAGGTGAAAACCGCCGACGGCTACACAATGCGTCTCTTCGTTGTTGCATTCACGAAGCCGCAGGCAAACCAGCAGTCGCGCAACTGCtacgcgaagcagcgcctggtGAAGTGGCTGCGCATGCGTATCACGAAGATGATCAAGCGCCGCCTGTCGAAGGTGCAGATCAAGGAGgccgtgtcgctgctgacgcgcaACGTGCTGAGCGATGCactggtgcgccgctgcaaccCGAtcttgccgctgcgcgagctgcgcaTCCGCAAGGTGCGCGTGGTGCGCACGCCGAAGTtcgacgcgcaggcgctgttGAGCGCCCACGGCACCATCCCGGCGTCTGTGGAGGCTGACCAgcgcgaggtggaggaggccgtcgaggctgcaccggctgcgGAGAAGGCCGCCGAGTAA